The following proteins are co-located in the Diadema setosum unplaced genomic scaffold, eeDiaSeto1 scaffold_37, whole genome shotgun sequence genome:
- the LOC140245819 gene encoding uncharacterized protein, with the protein MATPIYEALANSSVSWQCVACGMPQFSTSLFDSHITNTWNSFESLHSISEDNSNEPGSPGPPRASSSPLPQRRAVKKTNLSTSVKIVTVNFQSVNNKKEEIANLIDSTAPGIIIGTETWLNDSIHTSEILPSTYDVFRKDRADGYGGVLIAINKRYTCEHIPSRSECEALFTELPLRGNKTLIVGALYRPPSSSLQYTDDLCNEIENLCNKHKNAVFWLGGDLNLPDIKWDTQAVEGNQYIHAISNRFLEMIGNCGLQQMVTFPTRHNKTLDLFLSNRPSLVNRCTAHPGISDHDIVVVDSDVSPKRRKPVKRKLHLWKNADLRNMKNDCVVFQKNFIENFSLTSPVPEMWSEIKQFLLQLLDKHVPSKMTSTRFNQPSITTSVKRLTRRKKRSFVRARKSQKQDFLEYLNLKKQTRIACKEAYNNYLTDIVSPESKSNPKRFWSFINSKRCERTGVAPLKSP; encoded by the coding sequence ATGGCTACTCCCATTTACGAAGCCCTTGCTAACTCCAGTGTTTCCTGGCAATGTGTAGCATGTGGTATGCCCCAGTTTTCAACAAGCCTCTTTGACTCACACATTACAAATACGTGGAACAGTTTTGAAAGTTTACACAGCATCTCTGAAGACAACTCAAATGAACCTGGCAGCCCTGGTCCTCCTAGAGCCAGTTCTTCACCTCTTCCACAAAGGCGTGCTGTGAAGAAGACTAATCTctcaaccagtgtaaaaatagTTACAGTGAATTTCCAAAGTGTCAACAATAAGAAAGAGGAAATTGCAAATTTGATAGATTCAACAGCACCAGGAATCATCATCGGAACAGAAACCTGGCTCAACGACAGCATTCATACCTCCGAAATACTTCCCAGTACATATGACGTCTTCCGCAAGGATCGTGCTGATGGTTACGGAGGTGTACTTATAGCCATTAACAAGAGATACACTTGTGAGCACATACCAAGCAGATCGGAGTGTGAAGCTTTATTCACTGAGCTACCTCTCAGAGGAAACAAGACCCTCATAGTTGGAGCACTGTATCGACCTCCATCAAGCTCTCTTCAGTACACTGACGATCTCTGCAATGAAATTGAAAACCTTTGCAACAAGCATAAGAATGCTGTTTTTTGGCTCGGAGGTGACTTGAATCTCCCTGACATCAAATGGGACACCCAAGCAGTAGAGGGAAACCAATATATTCATGCTATCAGTAATCGCTTCCTTGAAATGATTGGCAACTGCGGTCTTCAGCAGATGGTCACTTTCCCAACCAGACACAACAAGACTCTTGATCTGTTCCTCTCAAACAGACCATCACTTGTGAATAGATGTACTGCCCACCCAGGAATCAGTGATCATGACATTGTTGTTGTAGACTCTGATGTCTCTCCAAAGAGAAGGAAACCTGTCAAGAGAAAATTACATCTCTGGAAAAATGCTGATCTCCGCAACATGAAAAATGACTGCGTCGTCTTTCAGAAGAACTTCATTGAGAATTTTTCTTTAACCAGTCCTGTTCCAGAGATGTGGTCCGAGATTAAACAGTTCCTTCTACAGCTTCTTGACAAACATGTCCCATCCAAGATGACATCCACCAGATTTAACCAACCCTCGATCACCACTTCTGTGAAGCGGCTCACCAGAAGGAAGAAACGCAGCTTCGTACGTGCAAGAAAATCCCAAAAGCAGGACTTTCTGGAATACCTGAACTTAAAGAAACAAACCAGGATTGCCTGTAAGGAAGCATACAACAACTACCTTACTGACATTGTAAGTCCAGAATCCAAAAGTAATCCAAAGCGATTCTGGAGCTTCATCAATAGCAAACGTTGCGAACGTACTGGAGTAG